In Oceanidesulfovibrio indonesiensis, the genomic stretch GGCAATCGACGGGCTGGCGAAGGACGTGCTCGGACGGCGTTTTACCCTGGAGGGCCACCCGCGGCTGGAGACTATTGCCCGCGCGGGGGACGTGGTGCGCTTCCCGGCGGACAGCGACTTGCCCGACCCGTACGACGGGCTGATTCCAGGCCAGGAGAGCCTGAAGGTGCACGCCTGCATCGGCCTGCCGCTGTTTGCCGGACAAAACCTGATTGGGGCGCTGACCCTCGACGGCATGTCGCCGGACCAGTTCGACACCTTCAGCGATGAAGAGTTGCGCCTCAT encodes the following:
- a CDS encoding GAF domain-containing protein yields the protein AIDGLAKDVLGRRFTLEGHPRLETIARAGDVVRFPADSDLPDPYDGLIPGQESLKVHACIGLPLFAGQNLIGALTLDGMSPDQFDTFSDEELRLIAALAAGALNNALLIEQLESQNIPPGSPAAFEQVTHTEMSGL